A region from the Nocardioides coralli genome encodes:
- a CDS encoding amidase gives MTLTVDSPAREQADAVRRREISARELLELHLARIAERNPQLNAIVSLDEERAREGATAADDHLARGHQVGPLHGLPMAIKDTHAVAGWRTTYGSPLFADHVPDRDDLVVERIRRAGAVLVGRTNVPEFAAGSHTFNRVFGTTRNPVDPERSAGGSSGGAAAALASGMVPLADGSDMGGSLRNPASFCGVVGLRPSLGRVPTWPAANQWETTSVSGPMGRTVADVALLLSVMAGPDPRVPLALSQPGHVFAPPVAGTLAGLRVGWSVDLGGLLAVDERVASVLASVGHLLVGAGARVFEDHPDLSLADDAFRTLRAWHFQASYGELLHRHPDDIKPSLADNIRAGERLTGADVARAFAARTTLGEVMREFFTRYDVLVLPTSQVPPFPVEQEYPTEINGRPMESYLDWMRSAYVVTVTGCPAVSVPAGTTPEGLPVGVQLVAPHGQDRRLLEVAAAFELARTGG, from the coding sequence GTGACCCTCACCGTCGACTCGCCGGCGCGCGAGCAGGCCGACGCCGTACGTCGCCGTGAGATCTCGGCGCGGGAGCTCCTCGAGCTCCACCTGGCCCGCATCGCCGAGCGCAACCCGCAGCTCAACGCGATCGTCTCCCTCGACGAGGAGCGGGCCCGCGAGGGCGCGACCGCCGCCGACGACCACCTCGCCCGCGGCCACCAGGTCGGCCCGCTCCACGGGCTGCCGATGGCCATCAAGGACACCCACGCGGTGGCCGGGTGGCGCACGACGTACGGCTCACCGCTCTTCGCCGACCACGTCCCGGACCGCGACGACCTGGTGGTGGAACGGATCCGGCGGGCCGGGGCGGTGCTGGTCGGGAGGACCAACGTGCCGGAGTTCGCCGCCGGCAGCCACACGTTCAACCGCGTCTTCGGGACCACCCGCAACCCGGTCGACCCGGAGCGGTCCGCCGGCGGGTCCAGCGGGGGAGCGGCCGCCGCGCTCGCCAGCGGCATGGTCCCCCTCGCCGACGGCTCCGACATGGGCGGCAGCCTGCGCAACCCGGCCTCGTTCTGCGGGGTGGTGGGGCTGCGGCCGAGCCTGGGCCGGGTGCCGACGTGGCCTGCTGCCAACCAGTGGGAGACGACCTCGGTCAGCGGGCCGATGGGGCGCACCGTCGCCGACGTGGCGCTGCTGCTGTCGGTGATGGCGGGCCCCGACCCGCGGGTGCCGTTGGCGCTCTCGCAGCCCGGCCACGTCTTCGCCCCGCCCGTCGCCGGGACCCTGGCCGGTCTCCGGGTCGGGTGGTCGGTGGACCTCGGCGGCCTGCTCGCCGTCGACGAGCGCGTCGCCAGCGTCCTGGCGTCGGTCGGGCACCTCCTCGTGGGTGCCGGGGCCCGCGTCTTCGAGGACCACCCCGACCTCTCGCTGGCCGACGACGCCTTCCGCACGCTGCGGGCCTGGCACTTCCAGGCCAGCTACGGCGAGCTGCTGCATCGTCATCCCGACGACATCAAGCCGTCCCTGGCCGACAACATCCGGGCGGGTGAACGCCTCACCGGTGCCGACGTCGCACGCGCCTTCGCCGCCCGCACCACGCTGGGCGAGGTCATGCGGGAGTTCTTCACCCGCTACGACGTGCTCGTGCTCCCGACCTCGCAGGTGCCGCCGTTCCCGGTCGAGCAGGAGTACCCCACCGAGATCAACGGCCGCCCCATGGAGTCCTACCTCGACTGGATGCGGTCGGCGTACGTCGTCACCGTGACCGGGTGCCCAGCCGTGTCGGTCCCGGCCGGCACCACCCCCGAGGGGCTACCGGTGGGCGTGCAGCTGGTCGCGCCGCACGGTCAGGACCGGCGGCTGCTCGAGGTCGCCGCGGCCTTCGAGCTGGCCCGCACCGGCGGCTGA
- a CDS encoding lysophospholipid acyltransferase family protein yields MTATYRVLHSIVPPVLRAVWRPTVTGLDLVPRTGPVILASNHLSFVDSVVIPCVVPRKVVFLAKSDYFTGTGVRGTVRRLWFEGIGMLPVDRDDSRAALASLDTALEVLGRGEAFGIYPEGTRSRDGRLYRGRTGVAHLALTAGCPVVPVGLQGTQDIQPVGSSRPRLADVTVRFGEPLDFTGRFDGVPSGRARREATDEIMAAIARLSGQEQAGTYNERSLGV; encoded by the coding sequence GTGACGGCGACGTACCGCGTGCTCCACTCGATCGTGCCGCCGGTGCTCCGGGCGGTGTGGCGACCGACCGTGACGGGCCTCGACCTCGTCCCCCGGACCGGACCGGTGATCCTCGCCAGCAACCACCTGAGCTTCGTGGACAGCGTCGTCATCCCGTGCGTCGTCCCGCGCAAGGTCGTCTTCCTCGCCAAGTCCGACTACTTCACCGGCACCGGCGTCCGCGGCACCGTCCGGCGGCTGTGGTTCGAGGGGATCGGGATGCTGCCGGTCGACCGTGACGACAGCCGCGCCGCCCTCGCGAGCCTCGACACCGCCCTGGAGGTGCTCGGCCGGGGTGAGGCCTTCGGCATCTACCCCGAGGGCACCCGGTCGCGCGACGGGCGCCTCTACCGCGGCCGCACCGGCGTGGCGCACCTGGCGCTCACCGCGGGCTGCCCGGTCGTGCCGGTGGGCCTGCAGGGGACCCAGGACATCCAACCCGTCGGGTCGAGCCGCCCCCGGCTGGCCGACGTCACGGTGCGGTTCGGGGAGCCGCTGGACTTCACCGGCCGGTTCGACGGGGTGCCCTCGGGTCGCGCCCGTCGGGAGGCGACCGACGAGATCATGGCTGCCATCGCGCGGCTGTCCGGCCAGGAGCAGGCCGGGACCTACAACGAGCGCTCGCTCGGGGTCTGA
- a CDS encoding ATP-binding protein, producing the protein MGAPLPQRTQRVVFAVAVPAALTVVGIAAALLDPSVPQATRQSSSGILLLLAGVAGGACSYYRARQTSGRRRRSWLLFVAASGLAIASNLYGVLLGTDTSIEPSSVSDFGIVGALLLVIIGLIGFPGVRHSGSSQVMAVLDGLVAGGGVLTIVAVLIYPNLLESGTAGAAAFAASLLIPVLDVVLITVALTLLIRAHGPDRPTLVLIASGFLMYGSADLAYAVLVSEGSFDFGTRLDLGWIAGYLVVSLAALLPSREAAPVDSHPSNTRGSVLVFGVLLVAGVVQVRFGEQLRGSNLAIVWLLLVLLAGVRQAILSVVNDSLRRGLQRRVDEQTADLARLAAQNELLLTSVGDGIYGVDRSGRISFVNPSAAEALGFRTDELLGREAHGLFHSDHDVEECYVHLAVHAATAGSDIEDEYRRVGERAFPVEVTASPLVHREGEDPVGAVVVFRDVTQRREVERMKNEFLSVVSHELRTPLTSIRGSLGLLAGGAVGELDPRAAAMVSVASESSERLTRLINDLLDMERITAGGRALRLTAVDAGDLVRSAVAQMEGAAVPRDVVVSAGPSEGRVLCDEDQVLQTLANLLGNAIKFSEAGGEVVVSAAVEGEHVLFRVRDQGRGIPGDKLGLIFEPFAQVDSSDAREKGGTGLGLAICRAIVDHHGGRIWAESRPGQGTTMLFTLPAATGDRVPEVLA; encoded by the coding sequence ATGGGTGCCCCCCTGCCCCAGCGGACCCAACGCGTCGTCTTCGCGGTCGCCGTCCCCGCGGCCCTGACGGTCGTCGGGATCGCAGCCGCGCTCCTGGATCCCTCGGTGCCCCAGGCGACCCGGCAGTCCAGCAGCGGCATCCTGCTGCTCCTCGCGGGGGTGGCCGGGGGCGCGTGCAGCTACTACCGGGCCCGCCAGACCAGCGGCCGCCGCCGGCGGTCCTGGTTGCTCTTCGTCGCGGCCAGCGGGCTCGCCATCGCCTCCAACCTCTACGGCGTGCTCCTCGGCACCGACACCTCCATCGAGCCCAGCTCGGTCAGCGACTTCGGGATCGTGGGGGCCCTGCTGCTGGTGATCATCGGCCTGATCGGCTTCCCGGGCGTACGCCACAGCGGCTCCAGCCAGGTGATGGCGGTGCTCGACGGACTGGTTGCCGGCGGCGGGGTGCTGACCATCGTCGCGGTGCTCATCTACCCGAACCTGCTCGAGAGCGGCACCGCGGGCGCGGCCGCGTTCGCCGCCTCCCTGCTGATCCCGGTGCTGGACGTCGTGCTCATCACGGTGGCGCTGACCCTGCTCATCCGCGCCCACGGCCCGGACCGCCCCACGCTGGTGCTGATCGCCTCGGGCTTCCTCATGTACGGCAGCGCCGACCTCGCCTACGCCGTCCTGGTCTCCGAGGGCAGCTTCGACTTCGGGACCCGGCTGGACCTCGGCTGGATCGCCGGCTACCTCGTCGTCTCCCTGGCGGCGCTGCTGCCCAGCCGCGAGGCCGCGCCGGTGGACTCGCATCCCTCCAACACCCGCGGGTCCGTCCTCGTCTTCGGCGTCCTCCTGGTGGCGGGCGTGGTGCAGGTCCGCTTCGGCGAGCAGCTGCGCGGCAGCAACCTGGCGATCGTCTGGCTGCTGCTGGTGCTGCTCGCCGGCGTCCGGCAGGCGATCCTGTCGGTGGTCAACGACTCCCTGCGCCGAGGGCTGCAGCGGCGTGTGGACGAGCAGACCGCGGACCTGGCCCGGCTCGCCGCACAGAACGAGCTGCTGCTCACCTCGGTCGGCGACGGGATCTACGGCGTGGACCGCTCCGGCCGGATCAGCTTCGTCAACCCGTCCGCTGCCGAGGCGCTGGGCTTCCGGACCGACGAGCTGCTCGGGCGCGAGGCGCACGGACTCTTCCACAGCGACCACGACGTGGAGGAGTGCTACGTGCACCTGGCGGTCCATGCCGCAACGGCGGGCAGCGACATCGAGGACGAGTACCGGCGGGTCGGGGAGCGGGCGTTCCCCGTGGAGGTGACCGCGAGCCCGCTGGTGCACCGCGAGGGCGAGGACCCCGTGGGAGCCGTGGTCGTGTTCCGCGACGTCACCCAGCGCCGTGAGGTCGAGCGGATGAAGAACGAGTTCCTCTCCGTGGTCAGCCACGAGCTGCGGACGCCGCTCACCTCCATCCGGGGTTCGCTGGGGCTGCTGGCCGGGGGTGCGGTCGGCGAGCTCGACCCGCGCGCCGCGGCCATGGTGAGCGTGGCGTCCGAGAGCAGCGAGCGGCTCACCCGGCTGATCAACGACCTGCTCGACATGGAACGGATCACAGCCGGCGGCCGGGCGCTGCGGCTGACCGCCGTGGACGCGGGCGATCTGGTCCGCTCCGCCGTGGCCCAGATGGAGGGCGCGGCCGTCCCGCGCGACGTCGTCGTCAGTGCCGGCCCGAGCGAGGGTCGGGTGCTGTGCGACGAGGACCAGGTGCTGCAGACGCTGGCCAACCTGCTCGGCAACGCCATCAAGTTCTCGGAGGCAGGCGGCGAGGTGGTGGTCAGCGCCGCCGTCGAGGGCGAGCACGTGCTGTTCCGGGTGCGCGACCAGGGGCGGGGGATCCCCGGCGACAAGCTCGGCCTGATCTTCGAGCCGTTCGCCCAGGTCGACTCCTCCGACGCCCGGGAGAAGGGCGGCACCGGGCTCGGCCTGGCCATCTGCCGGGCCATCGTCGACCACCACGGTGGCCGGATCTGGGCCGAGAGCCGACCCGGCCAGGGGACGACGATGCTCTTCACCCTCCCGGCCGCGACCGGCGACCGGGTGCCCGAGGTGCTGGCGTGA
- a CDS encoding FAD binding domain-containing protein, whose product MKPAPFRYRRPGSLEEALEALAAEPGAKVLAGGQSLVPLLNMRLAAPPALVDINGLPDLDHVTVSDDGVRVGALARHADVLAHEGAREAQPLLARALSHVAHATIRNRGTTVGSIVHADAAAEMPTVLAVLDGSVTVASVRGTRTIPAAELFAGPLESTLAADEVATEAFFPARRPGEGSGFAEIARRHGDYALVGVAGVVRREGDRLAEARLGYLSVDDVPTVVDVTGLEPDAAADRALEVLEPEADIHATAAYRAQLVRVLTRRVLAAATDDAGQP is encoded by the coding sequence ATGAAGCCAGCACCGTTCCGCTACCGCCGTCCGGGGAGCCTCGAGGAGGCGCTCGAGGCCCTGGCGGCGGAGCCGGGAGCCAAGGTGCTGGCCGGGGGCCAGAGCCTGGTCCCCCTGCTCAACATGCGGTTGGCGGCGCCACCGGCGCTGGTGGACATCAACGGGCTCCCCGACCTCGACCACGTCACGGTCTCCGACGACGGGGTCAGGGTCGGGGCGCTCGCCCGCCACGCCGACGTCCTCGCGCACGAGGGCGCCCGCGAGGCGCAGCCGCTGCTGGCCCGGGCGCTCTCCCACGTGGCGCACGCGACCATCCGCAACCGCGGCACCACGGTGGGCTCGATCGTGCACGCCGACGCCGCGGCCGAGATGCCGACGGTGCTGGCGGTCCTCGACGGTTCCGTCACGGTCGCGTCCGTGCGGGGCACACGCACCATCCCGGCCGCCGAGCTGTTCGCGGGACCCCTCGAGTCGACCCTGGCGGCCGACGAGGTCGCCACCGAGGCGTTCTTCCCGGCCCGTCGACCGGGGGAGGGTTCGGGCTTCGCCGAGATCGCCCGGCGTCACGGTGACTACGCCCTGGTCGGCGTCGCCGGCGTCGTACGTCGGGAGGGTGACCGGCTCGCCGAGGCGCGGCTGGGCTACCTCTCGGTCGACGACGTGCCCACCGTGGTCGACGTGACGGGTCTCGAGCCGGACGCCGCGGCCGACCGGGCGCTCGAGGTGCTCGAGCCCGAGGCCGACATCCATGCCACCGCCGCCTACCGCGCCCAGCTGGTGCGGGTCCTGACCCGGCGGGTGCTGGCGGCCGCCACCGACGACGCGGGACAGCCATGA
- a CDS encoding SRPBCC family protein — translation MKFAGENTLHAPVEQAWDALLDPAVLVRTIPGCERLEALPSEAGENAYAMTVTAGVAAIRGTYSGTCVLSDLQPHESLVMKLDGAGAPGTIGATVQVRFQPSGESTTVAWDADATVGGMIGGVGQRMLSSVSKRMAGEFFGNVDDVVTGAAGPGAPEAAAASATTESAPGVFTAPARPAAVSSQRDFLAGVAVGAGLVALGVLLGRRR, via the coding sequence ATGAAGTTCGCCGGAGAGAACACCCTGCACGCCCCGGTCGAGCAGGCCTGGGACGCCCTGCTCGACCCGGCGGTGCTGGTGCGCACCATCCCGGGCTGCGAGCGGCTCGAGGCGCTCCCGTCCGAGGCGGGGGAGAACGCCTACGCCATGACCGTCACCGCGGGCGTCGCCGCCATCCGCGGGACCTACTCGGGGACCTGCGTGCTCTCAGACCTGCAGCCCCACGAGTCGCTCGTGATGAAGCTCGACGGGGCCGGCGCCCCCGGCACGATCGGGGCCACGGTGCAGGTCAGGTTCCAGCCTTCGGGGGAGTCCACCACGGTGGCGTGGGACGCCGACGCGACCGTCGGCGGGATGATCGGTGGCGTCGGGCAGCGGATGCTCAGCTCGGTGTCGAAGCGGATGGCGGGCGAGTTCTTCGGCAACGTCGACGACGTCGTCACCGGCGCCGCGGGCCCTGGCGCACCCGAGGCCGCGGCGGCCTCCGCCACCACCGAGTCCGCGCCCGGGGTCTTCACCGCCCCGGCCCGTCCGGCGGCGGTGTCCTCGCAGCGCGACTTCCTCGCCGGGGTCGCCGTCGGCGCCGGCCTGGTGGCCCTCGGGGTGCTGCTCGGACGACGCCGGTGA
- a CDS encoding 2'-5' RNA ligase family protein, with the protein MVQALDVTFDRPSEARVRAAWEELRDAGLPSLARHTAPSNRPHLTLDSRDAVPAAAEAGLAVVAARLPLEVRIGSLVLFRARQRWVVARHVVVDRPLLELHEHVHAVLGPGGSPLTLPGQWVPHLTLARGVTDDDLPRALALAGAAPPFTATALRLRRWDDEAGEAWDVHAVEGQTPSERSL; encoded by the coding sequence ATGGTGCAGGCGCTGGACGTGACCTTCGACCGCCCGAGCGAGGCCCGGGTCCGGGCCGCGTGGGAGGAGCTGCGCGACGCCGGGCTGCCGAGCCTGGCGCGGCACACGGCGCCCAGCAACCGGCCCCACCTCACGCTGGACAGCCGCGACGCGGTGCCCGCCGCGGCGGAGGCGGGCCTGGCCGTGGTCGCCGCCCGGCTCCCGCTGGAGGTCCGCATCGGCTCGCTCGTGCTCTTCCGCGCCCGTCAGCGGTGGGTGGTGGCCCGCCACGTGGTCGTCGACCGCCCGCTGCTCGAGCTCCACGAGCACGTGCACGCCGTGCTCGGGCCCGGTGGGTCACCGCTGACCCTGCCCGGTCAGTGGGTTCCCCACCTGACCCTGGCCCGGGGGGTCACGGACGACGACCTCCCGCGGGCGCTCGCGCTCGCCGGCGCGGCACCTCCCTTCACCGCCACGGCCCTGCGGCTGCGCCGCTGGGACGACGAGGCCGGGGAGGCGTGGGACGTCCACGCGGTGGAGGGTCAGACCCCGAGCGAGCGCTCGTTGTAG
- a CDS encoding response regulator, producing MSSRRVMVVDDDESIRMVASVALESIGGWQVLSADSGQACLAMAPGPGIDAILLDVMMPGLDGLTTFRLLQADPATRDIPVVLVTAKLAYGEHPDWEGLAVAGVIAKPFDPMTLAREVGDLLGWND from the coding sequence GTGAGCAGTCGCCGGGTCATGGTCGTCGACGACGACGAGTCGATCCGGATGGTGGCCTCCGTGGCGCTGGAGTCGATCGGCGGCTGGCAGGTGCTCTCCGCCGACTCCGGACAGGCCTGCCTGGCGATGGCTCCCGGCCCGGGCATCGACGCGATCCTGCTGGACGTGATGATGCCGGGCCTCGACGGGCTGACCACGTTCCGGCTCCTGCAGGCCGACCCGGCCACGCGCGACATCCCGGTCGTGCTCGTGACGGCCAAGCTCGCCTACGGCGAGCACCCCGACTGGGAGGGCCTGGCCGTGGCGGGAGTGATCGCCAAGCCCTTCGACCCCATGACCCTGGCCCGGGAGGTGGGCGACCTGCTCGGGTGGAACGACTGA
- the cutA gene encoding aerobic carbon-monoxide dehydrogenase large subunit, whose translation MTTKLFGSKVPRVEDQRLLRGQGRYADDVLVGQRVLHAAVLRSPHAHARILDIDVGDVLEVDGVHAVWTHEDLQGAMAEPLPLLIPHPTLTHGRTQYALARDEVNYVGEAVAFVVAEDRYVAEDAVTRIRVDYEVLEPVVGVEAARAAQKAVHDDVPDNVAARMEQENGDARAAIADAPHTLSLDLTIERSACQPLEGRGVVARWDPDLGRMTVWSSTQTSTGVRGCVAAKLGLDLGQVDVITPDVGGGFGVKINHPWPEELLVPLAARTLGVPVRFTEDRREHFISSAHERGQVHHVEVGFDDEGRILGLDVEFWHDHGAYIPYGLIVPIITSTQLLGPYKPQSYRVRFESLYTNTVMVTPYRGAGRPQGCFVMERTMDAIAAALGRDRTEVRAANFIQPDEFPFDQGLVFQDGRELEYDSGDYPALLDRLKDLVGWEEFPAFREEMAAQGRRVGIGLACYVEGTGVGPYEGAHVHIETSGKVKVATGLTSQGQGHQTAFAQIVADELGVPFEQVEVTTGDTRRMPYAVGTFASRAAVMSGSAIHLAAQRAKEKALRIAADALEADEADLELVDGTVRVRGTETGIDLGTVAVLSNPLRYAFDEASKAATQFSVGDPGKPPVAEDDEPGLEGKDFYSPERSTYASGMHAVIVETDPETAEIRILKYAVVHDCGHLINPMIVEGQIHGGVAQGVGGALYERMAYDESGQLLNASFMDFLMPYVTEVPAGIDIDHLETPSPLNPLGIKGAGEAGVIPSAAVFAAAIEDAEGIPITAMPISPSELFDLRTQRQTQQETT comes from the coding sequence GTGACCACCAAGCTCTTCGGCAGCAAGGTCCCCCGGGTCGAGGACCAGCGGCTGCTGCGTGGCCAGGGCCGCTACGCCGACGACGTCCTGGTCGGCCAGCGGGTGCTCCACGCCGCGGTGCTGCGCTCCCCGCACGCCCACGCCCGCATCCTCGACATCGACGTCGGCGACGTGCTCGAGGTCGACGGCGTGCACGCCGTGTGGACCCACGAGGACCTGCAGGGCGCGATGGCCGAGCCGCTCCCGCTCCTGATCCCCCACCCGACGCTCACCCACGGCCGCACCCAGTACGCCCTGGCCCGCGACGAGGTCAACTACGTCGGCGAGGCCGTCGCGTTCGTCGTGGCCGAGGACCGCTACGTCGCCGAGGACGCGGTGACCCGGATCCGGGTCGACTACGAGGTCCTCGAGCCCGTCGTCGGCGTGGAGGCCGCCCGCGCGGCGCAGAAGGCGGTCCACGACGACGTCCCCGACAACGTCGCGGCCCGGATGGAGCAGGAGAACGGCGACGCGCGCGCCGCGATCGCGGACGCACCCCACACGCTCTCGCTCGACCTCACCATCGAGCGCTCGGCCTGCCAGCCCCTGGAGGGGCGCGGCGTCGTCGCCCGCTGGGACCCCGACCTGGGCCGGATGACGGTGTGGTCCTCGACGCAGACCTCCACCGGCGTACGCGGTTGCGTGGCCGCCAAGCTGGGCCTCGACCTGGGCCAGGTCGACGTCATCACGCCCGACGTCGGCGGCGGCTTCGGGGTCAAGATCAACCACCCGTGGCCGGAGGAGCTGCTGGTGCCCCTCGCTGCGCGGACCCTCGGCGTCCCGGTGCGCTTCACCGAGGACCGGCGCGAGCACTTCATCTCCTCCGCGCACGAGCGGGGCCAGGTCCACCACGTCGAGGTGGGCTTCGACGACGAGGGGCGGATCCTCGGCCTCGACGTGGAGTTCTGGCACGACCACGGCGCCTACATCCCCTACGGCCTGATCGTCCCGATCATCACCTCGACCCAGCTGCTGGGCCCCTACAAGCCGCAGAGCTACCGGGTGCGGTTCGAGAGCCTCTACACCAACACCGTGATGGTGACGCCCTACCGCGGGGCGGGCCGGCCGCAGGGCTGCTTCGTCATGGAGCGGACGATGGACGCGATCGCCGCCGCCCTGGGGCGCGACCGCACCGAGGTCCGTGCCGCCAACTTCATCCAGCCCGACGAGTTCCCCTTCGACCAGGGCCTGGTCTTCCAGGACGGGCGCGAGCTCGAGTACGACTCCGGCGACTACCCCGCCCTGCTCGACCGGCTCAAGGACCTCGTCGGGTGGGAGGAGTTCCCGGCCTTCCGCGAGGAGATGGCGGCGCAGGGACGGCGCGTCGGCATCGGCCTCGCCTGCTACGTGGAGGGGACCGGTGTCGGCCCCTACGAGGGTGCCCACGTCCACATCGAGACCTCCGGGAAGGTGAAGGTCGCCACCGGCCTGACCAGCCAGGGCCAGGGCCACCAGACGGCGTTCGCGCAGATCGTGGCCGACGAGCTGGGCGTGCCGTTCGAGCAGGTCGAGGTCACCACCGGCGACACGCGCCGGATGCCGTACGCCGTGGGGACCTTCGCCTCGCGCGCGGCGGTGATGAGCGGCTCGGCGATCCACCTGGCCGCCCAGCGCGCCAAGGAGAAGGCGCTCCGCATCGCGGCGGACGCGCTCGAGGCCGACGAGGCCGACCTCGAGCTGGTCGACGGCACGGTCCGGGTCCGCGGCACCGAGACCGGCATCGACCTCGGCACGGTGGCGGTGCTGTCCAACCCGTTGCGCTACGCCTTCGACGAGGCCTCCAAGGCCGCGACCCAGTTCTCCGTCGGTGATCCCGGCAAGCCGCCTGTCGCGGAGGACGACGAGCCGGGCCTGGAGGGCAAGGACTTCTACTCCCCGGAGCGGTCGACCTATGCGAGCGGGATGCACGCGGTGATCGTGGAGACCGACCCCGAGACCGCGGAGATCAGGATCCTCAAGTACGCCGTGGTCCACGACTGCGGCCACCTCATCAACCCGATGATCGTCGAGGGCCAGATCCACGGGGGGGTGGCGCAGGGGGTCGGCGGTGCGCTCTACGAGCGGATGGCCTACGACGAGTCGGGCCAGCTGCTCAACGCCTCCTTCATGGACTTCCTCATGCCCTACGTCACCGAGGTGCCGGCCGGCATCGACATCGACCACCTCGAGACGCCCTCCCCGCTCAACCCGCTCGGCATCAAGGGCGCCGGCGAGGCCGGGGTGATCCCGTCCGCGGCGGTCTTCGCGGCGGCGATCGAGGACGCCGAGGGGATCCCGATCACCGCGATGCCGATCTCGCCCTCGGAGCTCTTCGACCTACGGACCCAGCGACAGACGCAGCAGGAGACGACATGA
- a CDS encoding (2Fe-2S)-binding protein has protein sequence MTEELHDLRLIVNGATHAVRVPARRLLSDALRHDCGLTGTHVGCEHGVCGACTVLLDGRAVRSCLVFAVSAEGADITTVEGLTRDDGTLGPVQQAFADCHGLQCGFCTPGFLTTITAGLRDNPDPSEEEARDMIAGNLCRCTGYQNIVAAVRRAAELAADEEPA, from the coding sequence ATGACCGAAGAGCTCCACGACCTCCGACTGATCGTCAACGGCGCCACCCACGCGGTGCGCGTGCCGGCCCGTCGGCTGCTCTCCGACGCGCTGCGTCACGACTGCGGCCTCACCGGCACCCACGTCGGGTGCGAGCACGGCGTGTGCGGTGCCTGCACCGTGCTGCTCGACGGCCGGGCGGTCCGCTCGTGCCTGGTGTTCGCCGTCTCCGCGGAGGGCGCCGACATCACCACGGTCGAGGGCCTGACCCGTGACGACGGCACGCTCGGTCCGGTCCAGCAGGCCTTCGCCGACTGCCACGGGCTGCAGTGCGGTTTCTGCACGCCCGGGTTCCTCACCACCATCACTGCCGGTCTGCGTGACAACCCCGATCCCTCCGAGGAGGAGGCCCGCGACATGATCGCCGGCAACCTGTGCCGCTGCACCGGTTACCAGAACATCGTGGCGGCCGTCCGCCGCGCCGCCGAGCTGGCCGCCGACGAGGAGCCCGCGTGA